The Cryptococcus decagattii chromosome 1, complete sequence genome includes a region encoding these proteins:
- a CDS encoding acyl carrier protein, whose amino-acid sequence MYRFIPVVRSTLPQSARHSIAIPSRPKPVKLLGKTLFMRSFAVGPPEPLALTKDEISDMLLRVLNQFKQIDSSKLTGNASFTSDLGFDSLDHSELIMSIEETFDIDIADNDIFELDSMDRTVDFVAKSLETRRFVEKVKQS is encoded by the exons ATGTATCGATTTATCCCTGTTGTCCGTTCGACCTTACCTCAGTCCGCTAGACACTCCATAGCCATTCCATCTCGGCCAAAACCCGTCAAATTACTCGGCAAAACACTTTTCATGAGAAGCTTCGCAGTTGGTCCGCCAGAACCCCTGGCGCTGACCAAGGACGAGATTTCGGATATGTTACTGAGAGTGCTTAACCAGTTCAAGCAAATTGACAGTAGCAAG CTTACTGGTAATGCATCTTTCACCAGTGATCTGGGGTTTGATTCTCTTGATCATTCCGAACTTATTATGTCCATTGAAGAGACCTTCGATATCGACATCGCCGACAATGACATTTTTGAGCTCGACAGCATGGATAGAA CCGTTGACTTTGTTGCGAAA TCTTTAGAGA CGCGACGTTTTGTCGAAAAAGTCAAACAATCGTAA
- a CDS encoding inositol-pentakisphosphate 2-kinase, whose translation MKNGTYHRPAASPDPCADTQPSDWAYIAEGGAHIVFSYRGRSETYATRALRIRKPSATTEPLFQAKENDVCGRWRRNILPKLLPRELLTTFSEVILEERWYKELLAMVDVVRPSQRKLATDPTAKGNRTGVLLEDLTSSEDANGAIAVAIEIKPKWGFLPCARHLQPPESVSIKSHVSRFRLHQHFRGHDDPPYDPLDLFSGDKMRMRTAVDGLWAMWEISRGKSNNWKVFIGGKEISPEDLQKDLLPIGKDDFVANITQITLDALQSSVALPLLKNLQQNLDPIDISSLAAIFQAEHPNSPLFDLDLISDISAAELDSFVDMYISDPQAGERMNSWSLRERIIAYALSAIFKDCSLFIRGTVKENGTGRLISGSESLKVIDLDLKPIRNMQKWAKTDENVWKYWLKTKGAR comes from the exons ATGAAGAATGGGACTTATCACCGACCTGCAGCCTCTCCAGATCCCTGCGCAGACACTCAGCCGTCAGATTGGGCATACATTGCCGAAGGGGGCGCCCATATTGTGTTCTCTTATCGAGGTCGATCTGAAACGTATGCTACAAGAGCATTGCGTATACGAAAACCTTCAGCAACCACAGAGCCGTTATTCCAGGCAAAAGAAAATGACGTGTGTGGCCGATGGCGACGGAACATTCTCCCTAAATTGCTTCCCCGGGAATTGTTAACTACGTTTAGCGAGGTGATCTTAGAGGAGAGGTGGTACAAGGAGTTGCTTGCTATGGTTGATGTTGTCAGGCCATCCCAAAGAAAACTGGCTACAGATCCAACAGCGAAGGGGAATCGGACAGGAGTGCTCTTGGAGGATTTGACATCTAGCGAAGATGCCAACGGAGCTATTGCAGTAGCCATCGAAATCAAA CCGAAATGGGGTTTTCTGCCATGTGCTAGGCATTTACAGCCTCCAGAGTCAGTTTCCATCAAATCTCATGTTTCTCGGTTTCGTCTACACCAACATTTTCGAGGCCATGATGACCCTCCTTATGACCCCCTCGATTTATTCTCAGGGGACAAGATGAGGATGCGCACCGCAGTTGATGGTCTCTGGGCGATGTGGGAAATTTCACGAGGAAAAAGCAATAACTGGAAGGTGTTTATTGGCGGTAAAGAAATTAGCCCTGAAGAT TTACAAAAGGATTTACTGCCAATAGGAAAAGATGATTTTGTCGCCAATATCACCCAAATAACACTTGACGCTTTGCAGTCGTCAGTGGCTCTCCCATTACTCAAAAATCTTCAGCAAAATTTGGATCCAATTGACATTTCCTCCCTTGCTGCCATCTTCCAGGCGGAGCATCCGAACTCGCCTCTATTCGATCTCGATCTGATCTCTGACATCTCTGCTGCGGAACTAGACAGCTTTGTAGACATGTACATCTCCGATCCTCAAGCTGGTGAAAGAATGAACAGCTGGAGCTTGCGCGAGAGAATTATCGCGTATGCTCTCTCAGCCATTTTCAAAGATTGTTCATTATTTATCAGAGGCACCGTAAAAGAGAATGGGACTGGGCGGTTAATATCGGGAAG